A region from the Drosophila ananassae strain 14024-0371.13 chromosome 2L, ASM1763931v2, whole genome shotgun sequence genome encodes:
- the LOC6500005 gene encoding CLK4-associating serine/arginine rich protein isoform X1: MWHEARKQERKIRGLIVDYRKRAERRQYFYDKIQADPTQFLQLHGRRSKIYLDPSVAAAGDGAAIIVPWQGQQDNLIDRFDVRAHLDYIPPVTKSSGEFGDPDSELSAEERQLNYERYRILAQNDFLNVSEDKFLHQLYLEEQFGANAQLEAERNLAKKKQKTGGATIGYSYDDAGDAATIGPQPFGATSSTNTATAGAPVKGGDKGDGSDESDSDIDMDVSIDIGKLDTSQAHELNACGRNYGMKSNDFFSHLTKDADEADALRIAREEEQEKMLLSGRKSRRERRAQKERRIANRPFSPPSYAAKEDKDKKGGGKGNEKEKEEDSDSRSPSPSEAGPEKITYITSFGGEDEMQPHSKITISLSKPGMTLGESCINASSGAAVAAAGASSVSYAQKVKDNLDKLKLMNESAKRSRRHSRSRSRSRSASASRSRSGSRRRNRRSRSYHRRSRSRTRSRRRRRYYSRSRSRSRSRRRSSSRSRSRSGSWKRYKSRSPSYKRSRKRYSYSSRSSSASSYRRRSPSRSRSRPKKKPSPPAQPAAGSYCLSTTTTTTTSTLTAVKLLQQQQTKAAPPMISYPLPSRLLNQSASAVAQPQVVEPPPPPLKRYYGRKRANDTSSSSSAAENSEASDNEDQQQSQTGKRGDDSDDVDVDTASERSHALQPAMSTSSTGNQTGKYSSATETKGLGHASGGGSGSGRPNLRERLKRKMQNLLNRQYKADKRAEIEKTERERQQQQEREDEMRELALKLRRRRRELRHKYGTPSSGKLSGSEAESVASDNLMIKSSSRRSHSRSRSRRRSPPPEEHNRRSNSRTERRRRSRTPSPRYNRRQRSRSRSGSRGERKRRSHSRRRSASRDRRRSRSRRSQSRRRRQRDRSMERNRERYRQQHQHQHQNMRGRDRDREAEFSHGTSGNSGSTNRGRVVISAPPKLKKLVDY; this comes from the exons ATGTGGCACGAGGCGCGCAAGCAGGAGCGCAAGATCCGCGGCCTGATCGTTGACTACCGCAAGCGGGCGGAGCGGAGGCAGTACTTTTACGACAAGATACAAGCGGATCCCACCCAGTTCTTGCAGCTTCATGGCCGCCGGAGCAAAATCTATTTGGACCCCTCTGTGGCTGCCGCTGGCGATGGAGCCGCTATCAT TGTGCCGTGGCAGGGGCAGCAGGATAATCTGATTGACCGGTTCGACGTACGTGCTCACCTGGACTATATACCCCCCGTGACAAAAAGCAGCGGCGAGTTCGGAGATCCAGACTCTGAGCTAAGCGCCGAGGAGAGGCAGTTGAACTATGAGCGGTATCGTATTCTGGCCCAGAACGACTTTCTTAACGTCAGTGAAGATAAGTTTCTGCATCAGCTTTATCTGGAGGAGCAGTTCGGGGCAAACGCACAACTAGAGGCTGAGCGAAATTTGGCTAAGAAAAAGCAGAAAACTGGGGGCGCTACTATTGGCTATTCTTATGATGATGCTGGCGATGCAGCCACTATTGGCCCGCAACCGTTTGGTGCCACCAGCTCTACTAACACTGCTACTGCCGGAGCGCCCGTAAAGGGCGGGGATAAGGGAGATGGATCTGACGAATCCGACTCTGATATCGATATGGATGTGTCCATTGACATCGGAAAACTGGATACCTCTCAAGCCCATGAACTGAACGCCTGTGGCCGCAACTACGGCATGAAAAGCAATGATTTCTTCTCGCACTTGACCAAGGATGCAGACGAGGCAGATGCCTTGCGTATTGCCCGCGAAGAGGAGCAGGAGAAGATGCTATTAAGCGGGCGTAAGTCCCGGCGGGAAAGAAGAGCGCAAAAGGAACGAAGAATTGCCAATCGCCCCTTTAGTCCGCCCAGTTACGCTGCCAAGGAGGATAAGGATAAAAAAGGTGGCGGCAAGGGAAATGAAAAGGAAAAGGAGGAGGACAGCGATTCAAGATCGCCATCGCCTTCTGAAGCGGGTCCAGAGAAAATCACCTACATTACCTCATTCGGTGGTGAAGACGAGATGCAGCCGCACTCTAAGATCACCATCAGCCTTTCTAAGCCGGGCATGACTTTGGGCGAGTCTTGCATTAACGCAAGTAGTGGAGCTGCAGTGGCCGCCGCTGGCGCTTCTTCAGTTTCCTATGCCCAAAAGGTCAAAGACAACCTGGACAAACTAAAACTTATGAATGAATCGGCAAAGCGCAGCCGGAGGCATTCTCGTTCCCGGTCGCGTTCTCGAAGTGCCTCGGCGTCCAGGAGTCGTAGCGGAAGTCGAAGAAGAAATCGCCGCAGTAGGAGCTACCACAGAagaagcaggagcaggacgCGTTCCCGGCGCCGTAGAAGATACTACTCTAGATCCAGATCAAGGTCGAGATCGAGGAGGCGATCCAGTTCGAGATCTCGGTCGCGTTCTGGTTCCTGGAAGCGCTACAAGTCGCGCAGTCCCAGCTACAAAAGGTCGAGGAAGCGCTACTCCTACTCCTCGCGCAGCTCAAGTGCAAGTTCTTATAGGCGGAGGAGTCCCTCCCGTTCTCGCAGTCGCCCCAAAAAGAAGCCATCGCCTCCAGCACAACCAGCAGCTGGGAGCTATTGCCTGAGCACTACAACCACTACCACTACATCCACTCTGACTGCGGTGAAGCTTCTTCAGCAGCAACAAACAAAGGCTGCACCACCAATGATCAGTTATCCTCTACCGTCAAGATTATTAAACCAATCCGCTTCAGCAGTGGCGCAACCGCAAGTGGTGgagccaccaccaccgcctctAAAGCGTTATTATGGCCGAAAAAGGGCCAATGACACATCATCATCTTCGTCGGCAGCGGAAAACAGCGAGGCGAGCGACAACGAGGATCAACAGCAGTCGCAGACCGGCAAACGAGGGGACGATTCGGACGATGTGGACGTGGATACTGC GTCAGAGCGTTCCCACGCTCTTCAACCGGCCATGTCAACGAGCAGCACGGGTAATCAAACAGGCAAATATAGTTCTGCTACCGAAACCAAA GGACTTGGGCACGCCAGTGGTGGCGGATCAGGATCTGGACGGCCCAATCTACGCGAGCGGCTTAAGCGAAAAATGCAGAATTTACTTAACAGGCAAT ACAAAGCTGACAAGCGGGCAGAGATTGAAAAAACGGAGCGGGAgcgtcagcagcagcaggagcgggAAGACGAGATGCGCGAACTGGCGCTCAAGCTACGCCGAAG GCGTCGAGAGCTGCGCCACAAGTATGGTACGCCCTCCAGCGGAAAACTTTCTGGAAGTGAGGCGGAGTCAGTCGCCTCGGACAATCTGATGATCAAATCTTCGTCAAGACGTAGTCACAGTCGCTCGCGCAGTCGTCGAAGGAGTCCTCCGCCAGAAGAACATAACAGACGCAGCAATAGTCGCACAGAGCGAAGACGCCGTTCTAGGACACCTAGTCCAAGATATAATCGAAGGCAAAGATCCAGATCGAGGAGTGGTAGTCGCGGGGAACGGAAGCGACGATCACATAGCCGCCGGCGCAGCGCAAGTCGAGATCGTCGACGTTCGCGCAGTCGAAGGAGCCAGTCAAGACGCAGACGACAACGGGACCGTAGCATGGAAAGGAATCGTGAGCGGTATaggcagcagcatcagcatcagcatcagaatATGCGGGGACGTGATCGTGACCGGGAGGCGGAGTTCAGTCATGGAACCAGTGGCAACAGTGGTTCTACGAATCGGGGCCGTGTGGTTATTTCAGCTCCTCCGAAGCTCAAGAAACTAGTAGACTACTGA
- the LOC6500005 gene encoding CLK4-associating serine/arginine rich protein isoform X2: MWHEARKQERKIRGLIVDYRKRAERRQYFYDKIQADPTQFLQLHGRRSKIYLDPSVAAAGDGAAIIVPWQGQQDNLIDRFDVRAHLDYIPPVTKSSGEFGDPDSELSAEERQLNYERYRILAQNDFLNVSEDKFLHQLYLEEQFGANAQLEAERNLAKKKQKTGGATIGYSYDDAGDAATIGPQPFGATSSTNTATAGAPVKGGDKGDGSDESDSDIDMDVSIDIGKLDTSQAHELNACGRNYGMKSNDFFSHLTKDADEADALRIAREEEQEKMLLSGRKSRRERRAQKERRIANRPFSPPSYAAKEDKDKKGGGKGNEKEKEEDSDSRSPSPSEAGPEKITYITSFGGEDEMQPHSKITISLSKPGMTLGESCINASSGAAVAAAGASSVSYAQKVKDNLDKLKLMNESAKRSRRHSRSRSRSRSASASRSRSGSRRRNRRSRSYHRRSRSRTRSRRRRRYYSRSRSRSRSRRRSSSRSRSRSGSWKRYKSRSPSYKRSRKRYSYSSRSSSASSYRRRSPSRSRSRPKKKPSPPAQPAAGSYCLSTTTTTTTSTLTAVKLLQQQQTKAAPPMISYPLPSRLLNQSASAVAQPQVVEPPPPPLKRYYGRKRANDTSSSSSAAENSEASDNEDQQQSQTGKRGDDSDDVDVDTASERSHALQPAMSTSSTGNQTGKYSSATETKVRTWARQWWRIRIWTAQSTRAA, translated from the exons ATGTGGCACGAGGCGCGCAAGCAGGAGCGCAAGATCCGCGGCCTGATCGTTGACTACCGCAAGCGGGCGGAGCGGAGGCAGTACTTTTACGACAAGATACAAGCGGATCCCACCCAGTTCTTGCAGCTTCATGGCCGCCGGAGCAAAATCTATTTGGACCCCTCTGTGGCTGCCGCTGGCGATGGAGCCGCTATCAT TGTGCCGTGGCAGGGGCAGCAGGATAATCTGATTGACCGGTTCGACGTACGTGCTCACCTGGACTATATACCCCCCGTGACAAAAAGCAGCGGCGAGTTCGGAGATCCAGACTCTGAGCTAAGCGCCGAGGAGAGGCAGTTGAACTATGAGCGGTATCGTATTCTGGCCCAGAACGACTTTCTTAACGTCAGTGAAGATAAGTTTCTGCATCAGCTTTATCTGGAGGAGCAGTTCGGGGCAAACGCACAACTAGAGGCTGAGCGAAATTTGGCTAAGAAAAAGCAGAAAACTGGGGGCGCTACTATTGGCTATTCTTATGATGATGCTGGCGATGCAGCCACTATTGGCCCGCAACCGTTTGGTGCCACCAGCTCTACTAACACTGCTACTGCCGGAGCGCCCGTAAAGGGCGGGGATAAGGGAGATGGATCTGACGAATCCGACTCTGATATCGATATGGATGTGTCCATTGACATCGGAAAACTGGATACCTCTCAAGCCCATGAACTGAACGCCTGTGGCCGCAACTACGGCATGAAAAGCAATGATTTCTTCTCGCACTTGACCAAGGATGCAGACGAGGCAGATGCCTTGCGTATTGCCCGCGAAGAGGAGCAGGAGAAGATGCTATTAAGCGGGCGTAAGTCCCGGCGGGAAAGAAGAGCGCAAAAGGAACGAAGAATTGCCAATCGCCCCTTTAGTCCGCCCAGTTACGCTGCCAAGGAGGATAAGGATAAAAAAGGTGGCGGCAAGGGAAATGAAAAGGAAAAGGAGGAGGACAGCGATTCAAGATCGCCATCGCCTTCTGAAGCGGGTCCAGAGAAAATCACCTACATTACCTCATTCGGTGGTGAAGACGAGATGCAGCCGCACTCTAAGATCACCATCAGCCTTTCTAAGCCGGGCATGACTTTGGGCGAGTCTTGCATTAACGCAAGTAGTGGAGCTGCAGTGGCCGCCGCTGGCGCTTCTTCAGTTTCCTATGCCCAAAAGGTCAAAGACAACCTGGACAAACTAAAACTTATGAATGAATCGGCAAAGCGCAGCCGGAGGCATTCTCGTTCCCGGTCGCGTTCTCGAAGTGCCTCGGCGTCCAGGAGTCGTAGCGGAAGTCGAAGAAGAAATCGCCGCAGTAGGAGCTACCACAGAagaagcaggagcaggacgCGTTCCCGGCGCCGTAGAAGATACTACTCTAGATCCAGATCAAGGTCGAGATCGAGGAGGCGATCCAGTTCGAGATCTCGGTCGCGTTCTGGTTCCTGGAAGCGCTACAAGTCGCGCAGTCCCAGCTACAAAAGGTCGAGGAAGCGCTACTCCTACTCCTCGCGCAGCTCAAGTGCAAGTTCTTATAGGCGGAGGAGTCCCTCCCGTTCTCGCAGTCGCCCCAAAAAGAAGCCATCGCCTCCAGCACAACCAGCAGCTGGGAGCTATTGCCTGAGCACTACAACCACTACCACTACATCCACTCTGACTGCGGTGAAGCTTCTTCAGCAGCAACAAACAAAGGCTGCACCACCAATGATCAGTTATCCTCTACCGTCAAGATTATTAAACCAATCCGCTTCAGCAGTGGCGCAACCGCAAGTGGTGgagccaccaccaccgcctctAAAGCGTTATTATGGCCGAAAAAGGGCCAATGACACATCATCATCTTCGTCGGCAGCGGAAAACAGCGAGGCGAGCGACAACGAGGATCAACAGCAGTCGCAGACCGGCAAACGAGGGGACGATTCGGACGATGTGGACGTGGATACTGC GTCAGAGCGTTCCCACGCTCTTCAACCGGCCATGTCAACGAGCAGCACGGGTAATCAAACAGGCAAATATAGTTCTGCTACCGAAACCAAAGTCA GGACTTGGGCACGCCAGTGGTGGCGGATCAGGATCTGGACGGCCCAATCTACGCGAGCGGCTTAA
- the LOC6500005 gene encoding CLK4-associating serine/arginine rich protein isoform X3 — MWHEARKQERKIRGLIVDYRKRAERRQYFYDKIQADPTQFLQLHGRRSKIYLDPSVAAAGDGAAIIVPWQGQQDNLIDRFDVRAHLDYIPPVTKSSGEFGDPDSELSAEERQLNYERYRILAQNDFLNVSEDKFLHQLYLEEQFGANAQLEAERNLAKKKQKTGGATIGYSYDDAGDAATIGPQPFGATSSTNTATAGAPVKGGDKGDGSDESDSDIDMDVSIDIGKLDTSQAHELNACGRNYGMKSNDFFSHLTKDADEADALRIAREEEQEKMLLSGRKSRRERRAQKERRIANRPFSPPSYAAKEDKDKKGGGKGNEKEKEEDSDSRSPSPSEAGPEKITYITSFGGEDEMQPHSKITISLSKPGMTLGESCINASSGAAVAAAGASSVSYAQKVKDNLDKLKLMNESAKRSRRHSRSRSRSRSASASRSRSGSRRRNRRSRSYHRRSRSRTRSRRRRRYYSRSRSRSRSRRRSSSRSRSRSGSWKRYKSRSPSYKRSRKRYSYSSRSSSASSYRRRSPSRSRSRPKKKPSPPAQPAAGSYCLSTTTTTTTSTLTAVKLLQQQQTKAAPPMISYPLPSRLLNQSASAVAQPQVVEPPPPPLKRYYGRKRANDTSSSSSAAENSEASDNEDQQQSQTGKRGDDSDDVDVDTASERSHALQPAMSTSSTGNQTGTWARQWWRIRIWTAQSTRAA; from the exons ATGTGGCACGAGGCGCGCAAGCAGGAGCGCAAGATCCGCGGCCTGATCGTTGACTACCGCAAGCGGGCGGAGCGGAGGCAGTACTTTTACGACAAGATACAAGCGGATCCCACCCAGTTCTTGCAGCTTCATGGCCGCCGGAGCAAAATCTATTTGGACCCCTCTGTGGCTGCCGCTGGCGATGGAGCCGCTATCAT TGTGCCGTGGCAGGGGCAGCAGGATAATCTGATTGACCGGTTCGACGTACGTGCTCACCTGGACTATATACCCCCCGTGACAAAAAGCAGCGGCGAGTTCGGAGATCCAGACTCTGAGCTAAGCGCCGAGGAGAGGCAGTTGAACTATGAGCGGTATCGTATTCTGGCCCAGAACGACTTTCTTAACGTCAGTGAAGATAAGTTTCTGCATCAGCTTTATCTGGAGGAGCAGTTCGGGGCAAACGCACAACTAGAGGCTGAGCGAAATTTGGCTAAGAAAAAGCAGAAAACTGGGGGCGCTACTATTGGCTATTCTTATGATGATGCTGGCGATGCAGCCACTATTGGCCCGCAACCGTTTGGTGCCACCAGCTCTACTAACACTGCTACTGCCGGAGCGCCCGTAAAGGGCGGGGATAAGGGAGATGGATCTGACGAATCCGACTCTGATATCGATATGGATGTGTCCATTGACATCGGAAAACTGGATACCTCTCAAGCCCATGAACTGAACGCCTGTGGCCGCAACTACGGCATGAAAAGCAATGATTTCTTCTCGCACTTGACCAAGGATGCAGACGAGGCAGATGCCTTGCGTATTGCCCGCGAAGAGGAGCAGGAGAAGATGCTATTAAGCGGGCGTAAGTCCCGGCGGGAAAGAAGAGCGCAAAAGGAACGAAGAATTGCCAATCGCCCCTTTAGTCCGCCCAGTTACGCTGCCAAGGAGGATAAGGATAAAAAAGGTGGCGGCAAGGGAAATGAAAAGGAAAAGGAGGAGGACAGCGATTCAAGATCGCCATCGCCTTCTGAAGCGGGTCCAGAGAAAATCACCTACATTACCTCATTCGGTGGTGAAGACGAGATGCAGCCGCACTCTAAGATCACCATCAGCCTTTCTAAGCCGGGCATGACTTTGGGCGAGTCTTGCATTAACGCAAGTAGTGGAGCTGCAGTGGCCGCCGCTGGCGCTTCTTCAGTTTCCTATGCCCAAAAGGTCAAAGACAACCTGGACAAACTAAAACTTATGAATGAATCGGCAAAGCGCAGCCGGAGGCATTCTCGTTCCCGGTCGCGTTCTCGAAGTGCCTCGGCGTCCAGGAGTCGTAGCGGAAGTCGAAGAAGAAATCGCCGCAGTAGGAGCTACCACAGAagaagcaggagcaggacgCGTTCCCGGCGCCGTAGAAGATACTACTCTAGATCCAGATCAAGGTCGAGATCGAGGAGGCGATCCAGTTCGAGATCTCGGTCGCGTTCTGGTTCCTGGAAGCGCTACAAGTCGCGCAGTCCCAGCTACAAAAGGTCGAGGAAGCGCTACTCCTACTCCTCGCGCAGCTCAAGTGCAAGTTCTTATAGGCGGAGGAGTCCCTCCCGTTCTCGCAGTCGCCCCAAAAAGAAGCCATCGCCTCCAGCACAACCAGCAGCTGGGAGCTATTGCCTGAGCACTACAACCACTACCACTACATCCACTCTGACTGCGGTGAAGCTTCTTCAGCAGCAACAAACAAAGGCTGCACCACCAATGATCAGTTATCCTCTACCGTCAAGATTATTAAACCAATCCGCTTCAGCAGTGGCGCAACCGCAAGTGGTGgagccaccaccaccgcctctAAAGCGTTATTATGGCCGAAAAAGGGCCAATGACACATCATCATCTTCGTCGGCAGCGGAAAACAGCGAGGCGAGCGACAACGAGGATCAACAGCAGTCGCAGACCGGCAAACGAGGGGACGATTCGGACGATGTGGACGTGGATACTGC GTCAGAGCGTTCCCACGCTCTTCAACCGGCCATGTCAACGAGCAGCACGGGTAATCAAACAG GGACTTGGGCACGCCAGTGGTGGCGGATCAGGATCTGGACGGCCCAATCTACGCGAGCGGCTTAA
- the LOC6500005 gene encoding CLK4-associating serine/arginine rich protein isoform X4, translating to MWHEARKQERKIRGLIVDYRKRAERRQYFYDKIQADPTQFLQLHGRRSKIYLDPSVAAAGDGAAIIVPWQGQQDNLIDRFDVRAHLDYIPPVTKSSGEFGDPDSELSAEERQLNYERYRILAQNDFLNVSEDKFLHQLYLEEQFGANAQLEAERNLAKKKQKTGGATIGYSYDDAGDAATIGPQPFGATSSTNTATAGAPVKGGDKGDGSDESDSDIDMDVSIDIGKLDTSQAHELNACGRNYGMKSNDFFSHLTKDADEADALRIAREEEQEKMLLSGRKSRRERRAQKERRIANRPFSPPSYAAKEDKDKKGGGKGNEKEKEEDSDSRSPSPSEAGPEKITYITSFGGEDEMQPHSKITISLSKPGMTLGESCINASSGAAVAAAGASSVSYAQKVKDNLDKLKLMNESAKRSRRHSRSRSRSRSASASRSRSGSRRRNRRSRSYHRRSRSRTRSRRRRRYYSRSRSRSRSRRRSSSRSRSRSGSWKRYKSRSPSYKRSRKRYSYSSRSSSASSYRRRSPSRSRSRPKKKPSPPAQPAAGSYCLSTTTTTTTSTLTAVKLLQQQQTKAAPPMISYPLPSRLLNQSASAVAQPQVVEPPPPPLKRYYGRKRANDTSSSSSAAENSEASDNEDQQQSQTGKRGDDSDDVDVDTASERSHALQPAMSTSSTGTWARQWWRIRIWTAQSTRAA from the exons ATGTGGCACGAGGCGCGCAAGCAGGAGCGCAAGATCCGCGGCCTGATCGTTGACTACCGCAAGCGGGCGGAGCGGAGGCAGTACTTTTACGACAAGATACAAGCGGATCCCACCCAGTTCTTGCAGCTTCATGGCCGCCGGAGCAAAATCTATTTGGACCCCTCTGTGGCTGCCGCTGGCGATGGAGCCGCTATCAT TGTGCCGTGGCAGGGGCAGCAGGATAATCTGATTGACCGGTTCGACGTACGTGCTCACCTGGACTATATACCCCCCGTGACAAAAAGCAGCGGCGAGTTCGGAGATCCAGACTCTGAGCTAAGCGCCGAGGAGAGGCAGTTGAACTATGAGCGGTATCGTATTCTGGCCCAGAACGACTTTCTTAACGTCAGTGAAGATAAGTTTCTGCATCAGCTTTATCTGGAGGAGCAGTTCGGGGCAAACGCACAACTAGAGGCTGAGCGAAATTTGGCTAAGAAAAAGCAGAAAACTGGGGGCGCTACTATTGGCTATTCTTATGATGATGCTGGCGATGCAGCCACTATTGGCCCGCAACCGTTTGGTGCCACCAGCTCTACTAACACTGCTACTGCCGGAGCGCCCGTAAAGGGCGGGGATAAGGGAGATGGATCTGACGAATCCGACTCTGATATCGATATGGATGTGTCCATTGACATCGGAAAACTGGATACCTCTCAAGCCCATGAACTGAACGCCTGTGGCCGCAACTACGGCATGAAAAGCAATGATTTCTTCTCGCACTTGACCAAGGATGCAGACGAGGCAGATGCCTTGCGTATTGCCCGCGAAGAGGAGCAGGAGAAGATGCTATTAAGCGGGCGTAAGTCCCGGCGGGAAAGAAGAGCGCAAAAGGAACGAAGAATTGCCAATCGCCCCTTTAGTCCGCCCAGTTACGCTGCCAAGGAGGATAAGGATAAAAAAGGTGGCGGCAAGGGAAATGAAAAGGAAAAGGAGGAGGACAGCGATTCAAGATCGCCATCGCCTTCTGAAGCGGGTCCAGAGAAAATCACCTACATTACCTCATTCGGTGGTGAAGACGAGATGCAGCCGCACTCTAAGATCACCATCAGCCTTTCTAAGCCGGGCATGACTTTGGGCGAGTCTTGCATTAACGCAAGTAGTGGAGCTGCAGTGGCCGCCGCTGGCGCTTCTTCAGTTTCCTATGCCCAAAAGGTCAAAGACAACCTGGACAAACTAAAACTTATGAATGAATCGGCAAAGCGCAGCCGGAGGCATTCTCGTTCCCGGTCGCGTTCTCGAAGTGCCTCGGCGTCCAGGAGTCGTAGCGGAAGTCGAAGAAGAAATCGCCGCAGTAGGAGCTACCACAGAagaagcaggagcaggacgCGTTCCCGGCGCCGTAGAAGATACTACTCTAGATCCAGATCAAGGTCGAGATCGAGGAGGCGATCCAGTTCGAGATCTCGGTCGCGTTCTGGTTCCTGGAAGCGCTACAAGTCGCGCAGTCCCAGCTACAAAAGGTCGAGGAAGCGCTACTCCTACTCCTCGCGCAGCTCAAGTGCAAGTTCTTATAGGCGGAGGAGTCCCTCCCGTTCTCGCAGTCGCCCCAAAAAGAAGCCATCGCCTCCAGCACAACCAGCAGCTGGGAGCTATTGCCTGAGCACTACAACCACTACCACTACATCCACTCTGACTGCGGTGAAGCTTCTTCAGCAGCAACAAACAAAGGCTGCACCACCAATGATCAGTTATCCTCTACCGTCAAGATTATTAAACCAATCCGCTTCAGCAGTGGCGCAACCGCAAGTGGTGgagccaccaccaccgcctctAAAGCGTTATTATGGCCGAAAAAGGGCCAATGACACATCATCATCTTCGTCGGCAGCGGAAAACAGCGAGGCGAGCGACAACGAGGATCAACAGCAGTCGCAGACCGGCAAACGAGGGGACGATTCGGACGATGTGGACGTGGATACTGC GTCAGAGCGTTCCCACGCTCTTCAACCGGCCATGTCAACGAGCAGCACGG GGACTTGGGCACGCCAGTGGTGGCGGATCAGGATCTGGACGGCCCAATCTACGCGAGCGGCTTAA
- the LOC6500541 gene encoding uncharacterized protein LOC6500541, with translation MSSSRRFYFTSELEDNEGAMENNNNETEVGADKDPDNDPEDAEFLQEVPYSSSSIDRSSVGSIPWADDAIKKNLLAWERVERLLSGEDSLEDEKEPELRNEIADWQRKFPSLLGRKTRYMRHHSFDSQAREEIDSISNLSLNSLDDEEDDEAEDGFLTPTAEHHHQPLTRPYQRSGQKLVDLLDRDLRVTSISVKLLKRQRSHQTEMPISASHTQSSANRLRMPPILNVLDTNRRFRGLLNNRSFVQLTQVQQQQQHQAKSAVLTHQGSRSAWHMPMAANRFFNNKNAIVLPSLKLGRHRELATTTATSSQSNSSGGGGHNSHGHSNSSSTRSTRQLPPFGLGMSLGSVSSNTPSTGRSISAAVHHPRSEFVPSSAFYIPYSASKFKAFK, from the coding sequence ATGTCCTCGAGCAGACGCTTCTACTTCACGTCGGAGCTGGAGGACAATGAGGGGGCAAtggaaaacaacaacaatgaaacGGAGGTGGGAGCAGACAAGGATCCCGACAACGATCCAGAGGATGCAGAATTCCTTCAGGAAGTACCATACTCGTCGAGTAGCATTGACCGTAGCTCGGTGGGCTCCATTCCGTGGGCGGACGATGCCATCAAGAAGAACCTACTGGCCTGGGAGCGGGTGGAGCGCCTGTTGAGTGGGGAAGATTCCCTCGAAGACGAGAAGGAGCCGGAGCTGCGTAATGAGATCGCCGACTGGCAACGGAAGTTCCCAAGTTTACTAGGTCGGAAGACCCGCTATATGCGACATCATAGCTTTGACAGCCAGGCACGCGAGGAGATCGACTCGATTTCCAATCTCAGCCTGAACTCCCTGGACGACGAGGAAGATGATGAGGCAGAGGATGGGTTTCTTACACCCACCGCCGAGCATCATCATCAGCCTTTGACTAGACCGTATCAGCGATCCGGACAGAAACTAGTGGATCTGCTGGACAGGGATCTGCGGGTAACCTCTATTTCTGTCAAGCTGCTTAAGCGTCAGCGATCCCATCAGACTGAAATGCCCATCTCAGCCTCTCATACCCAGTCATCGGCTAACCGCTTGCGGATGCCTCCCATCCTAAACGTGCTGGACACCAATCGTCGCTTTCGGGGATTACTGAATAACCGGAGCTTTGTGCAACTAACCCAggtccagcagcagcaacagcaccaaGCCAAGTCGGCCGTTTTAACTCACCAGGGCAGTCGATCCGCTTGGCACATGCCCATGGCAGCCAACCGCTtcttcaacaacaagaacgcCATTGTTTTGCCTTCTTTGAAGCTGGGAAGGCACAGGGAATTGGCCACCACAACCGCCACATCTAGTCAGAGCAACTCAAGCGGTGGCGGTGGACACAACAGTCATGGTCATAGCAACAGTTCCTCCACCCGGTCAACGCGCCAGTTGCCTCCTTTTGGACTGGGAATGAGTTTGGGCAGCGTCTCTAGCAACACGCCGTCCACGGGGCGTTCCATATCGGCGGCCGTTCACCATCCACGATCTGAATTCGTCCCGAGTAGCGCCTTTTACATACCATACAGTGCCTCAAAATTTAAAGCCTTCAAGTAA